In the Sedimentisphaera cyanobacteriorum genome, ATGACAGAATATTTGTATGTTGTGAGTATTGTATTTCTTAAATTAAGGACTGGCATATAATGGAAAACCAACTAGATAAATATCTTGATCTGTATAGAAAAGATCTTAAAGAATCTGTGGTTCACTTCTGGCTGAAAAATGCACCCGACAAAGTTAATGGCGGTGTTTTTACTTGTCTGGCCGAAGATGGCTCTGTCTATGATACAAAAAAGTATATATGGCATCAGGCAAGGGCTGTTTGGACATGCTGCAGGCTGTACAGGCATTTAGCGAAAGAGAACCGCTACCTTGAAACTGCTGAACTATGTATTGATTTTCTTGAAAGATATTCAACTGATCCTCATGGAAGATATTATTTTGGTGTGAGGATTGACGGGAAACCTTACTGTTATCAGGCAGAGTCTTATGAGCCGGTTTTCTGCATGATGGCATATCTTGAATATTCTATCGTTAAGAATGATGACAATTATTTCAATAAGGCCGTAAGTCTTTATAAGGATATCAAAAAAAACATATTTTTCCCGGAAGTGCTGAATTCTACACTGGCAGATCAGCATAATTTCAGCATTTTGGCAGATTCAATGGTTTTGATCGATATGGCCTGCCAATTATACGATTTAACAAAAGAACAGATATACTGCGATGATATTGCCGTTTACTTTAAAACTGCTCAAAAGCATTATTTTGAAAAAATTGGTGCTTTGATGGAAGTGGTTTCTCGTGATTGGACCGACATTTCTGATATTTCCGAAGGTCGTCATTTTAGCCCCGGGCATTCTATAGAAGCCGCTTACTTTTTATTAGAAGCTCAAAAATATGCTGGCAGCCAGTCTTTAGGTTTTGACCCTCTAGATGTGATCAGAAATACTTTGCAGATCGGCTGGGACAGACAATACGGCGGCTTGCTGAATTATATTGACGTGCAAGGTAAACCATCGCTATGGCTGGAAGGCAATACAAAGCTTTGGTGGCCGCAGTTTGAGGCAATATATGCTGTGGTTTTGGCATATAAGCTCACTGGCGATGAAATGTGGCTGAGTTGGCTTGAAAGACTTCATAAATATGTCTATGAACATTTTTATGATTATGAAAACGGCGGATGGTTTGGTTTTTGTGATAGAGAAGGCAATTTGATAAATAAGGCTAAAGGAAGCCACTCAAAGGGCTTTTTCCATGTTCCAAGAGCAATGTTAAAAACTATTATGTTATATAAATAAAGCAAATTACCGTGGTATTATTCGCCCGGTAAATGCAAAGGATATGCAATGGACGATAAGAAAACGAGAATAGGCGTAGTTGGCTGCGGAAAAAGGGTAGAGCAGGTTTTACAGGGTTTCTTGAATATAACAGATAATGTTCAGATCACAGCAATTTGTGATCCGTCTAAAGATTCAATCGAAAGCTTCTGTAAAAAATTTTCAATAATGCCTGTTGTTTACGAAGATCACAGGGCGCTTTCAAATTCGGCAGATGTTGACTGGGTGATGGTCGGGTCGTGGAATTGCTTTCATCTTGAGCATGTAAAAGCAGCTTTTGAGGCTGGAAAAAATGTTTTTTGCGAAAAGCCCCTCGCTACAAATGCTTCTGATTGTATTGAATTATATAATGCTTGGAAAGCAAGCAGCAGCAAATTTATGATAGGTTTTACGCTGAGGTATTCTCCGCATTATCAGAAAATAAAGGAAGTTATAAATCTGGGTATAATCGGTAATCCGATAAGTCTGGAGTTTAATGAGACATTAGACTTCAACCATGGCGGTTATATTATGGGCGGCTGGAGAAGCCAGCGAGATAAGGCAGGCACACATCTGTTGGAAAAATGCTGTCATGATATGGATGTTGTCAACTGGCTCATTCAAAGCAGGCCTGTAATGGCTGCCAGCTTTGGCGGATTAGATGTTTTTAAGCCTGAAAATTCAGGTATTGTTGATGAATTGAAGTGCAGCGCAGATAATAAAAAGCCATTTCATTCATGGGGGCAGACTGCAAACCCTTTTACAAATTTTAAGGATTTGGTTGATAATCAGGTAGCAATAATTCAATATCAAAATGGTACACGCGCAACTTTTCACACAAACTGCTGTTCGGGCATACCTGAGAGACGAATGTATATCATCGGCGATAAAGGCTGCATAAGAAGTGATGCGATAGAAGGTAAAATCGAATATCGAAGAATTGGTTTTGATGAAGAATTTGTTGATGTCAGCACCTCTGCTAAGGGCAGTCATGCAGGGGGCGATGAATATCTGTGCAAATGCTTGAAAGAGCTTTTTGACGGCGAAAGCGAGCCGCAGACGAGTATGTATGACGCTATTGTTTCGGCAGCTACTTGTTTTGGCATTGACGCAGCTCTGGATGAAGGTTGTGTTTATAATTATGCTGGTATCTGGCAGCAGATGGAAGACGTTTTTAAAGACCTTGGATAACATATCAGAATCTTAACGCTTGAGATAAAAGGAGCAATGGCTTGATTACTCTAAACTGGATTGTCGTATTATTATTTATCTGCGGCCTTACTGCCTGTGCAGCATACACAAGGAAATATTTACGAAACGTGGAAAGCTTTTTAGCCGCAGAAAGATGCGGCGGCAGGTATATGATATCTGTCTCAAACAGTATGGCTGGGCTTGGTGTTATATCTTTAATGTATTTATTTCAGATAAGCTACGACACTGGTTTTACCAGCAATTGGTGGTTTATGGTATCCGGTACATTCAGCCCTGTGGCTATTTTTATCGCTCTCTCTGGGTGGGTGGTTTATCGATTCAGGCAGACCAGAGCAATGACTTTGCCCGAATTCTTAGAAATGCGATACAGCAGAGGTTTCAGGGTGTTTGCAGGGATTGTAGCGTTTGTATCAGGCATTTTGAATTTTGGCATATTCCCTTCCATTGGAGCAAGATTTTTTATGTTCTTTTGCGATTTGCCGGAAACGTTCAAGTTGTTTGGTCTCCCGCTTGAGGTGCAGATGTTCCCATTCATTATGGTTATTATTCTTGGCATTTCAGTATTCTTTACCTTTTCCGGAGGCCAGATAACAGTGATGTTTACTGACTTCAT is a window encoding:
- a CDS encoding AGE family epimerase/isomerase, which translates into the protein MENQLDKYLDLYRKDLKESVVHFWLKNAPDKVNGGVFTCLAEDGSVYDTKKYIWHQARAVWTCCRLYRHLAKENRYLETAELCIDFLERYSTDPHGRYYFGVRIDGKPYCYQAESYEPVFCMMAYLEYSIVKNDDNYFNKAVSLYKDIKKNIFFPEVLNSTLADQHNFSILADSMVLIDMACQLYDLTKEQIYCDDIAVYFKTAQKHYFEKIGALMEVVSRDWTDISDISEGRHFSPGHSIEAAYFLLEAQKYAGSQSLGFDPLDVIRNTLQIGWDRQYGGLLNYIDVQGKPSLWLEGNTKLWWPQFEAIYAVVLAYKLTGDEMWLSWLERLHKYVYEHFYDYENGGWFGFCDREGNLINKAKGSHSKGFFHVPRAMLKTIMLYK
- a CDS encoding Gfo/Idh/MocA family protein, producing the protein MDDKKTRIGVVGCGKRVEQVLQGFLNITDNVQITAICDPSKDSIESFCKKFSIMPVVYEDHRALSNSADVDWVMVGSWNCFHLEHVKAAFEAGKNVFCEKPLATNASDCIELYNAWKASSSKFMIGFTLRYSPHYQKIKEVINLGIIGNPISLEFNETLDFNHGGYIMGGWRSQRDKAGTHLLEKCCHDMDVVNWLIQSRPVMAASFGGLDVFKPENSGIVDELKCSADNKKPFHSWGQTANPFTNFKDLVDNQVAIIQYQNGTRATFHTNCCSGIPERRMYIIGDKGCIRSDAIEGKIEYRRIGFDEEFVDVSTSAKGSHAGGDEYLCKCLKELFDGESEPQTSMYDAIVSAATCFGIDAALDEGCVYNYAGIWQQMEDVFKDLG